In Ciconia boyciana chromosome 3, ASM3463844v1, whole genome shotgun sequence, a genomic segment contains:
- the ZFP36L2 gene encoding mRNA decay activator protein ZFP36L2, with product MSTTLLSAFYDIDFLCKTEKSLTNLSSMLDKKAVGTPVTPPSSSFAPGFLRRHSTSNLPALAGGSKFPSPTGSSSSSTTSSSSSSFGSLKETGSGGGGGGSSSPTALLNKENKFRDRSFSENGERSQHLMQQLQQQQQQAAAAGKGGGSGGGGGAPINSTRYKTELCRPFEESGACKYGEKCQFAHGFHELRSLTRHPKYKTELCRTFHTIGFCPYGPRCHFIHNADERRPAPGGGTAAPPAAAAAAGPHHHPHHPPPHPAGSAGDLRAFAPREHPLGGGGGGFGHPRGGERPKLHHSLSFSGFSAHHHHHHHHPHPHSAAPPPPPPPGGRLDAALLESPGGSRTPPPPASASYCEELLSPPCANNAFAFSGQELGSLIAPLALHTQNFAAAAAAAAAAAAYYRCQQQPPPPGGGCPPPPASPPFSFQPLRRLSESPVFDAPPSPPDSLSDRESYLSGSLSSGSLSGSESPSLDSGRRLPIFSRLSISDD from the exons ATGTCGACGACACTTTTATCTGCCTTCTACGACATTGACTTCTTGTGCAAG aCGGAGAAGTCCCTGACCAACCTCAGCAGCATGCTGGACAAGAAGGCCGTGGGGACCCCGGTCACCCCCCCTAGCTCCAGCTTCGCGCCGGGCTTCCTGCGGCGGCACTCGACCAGCAACCTGCCGGCGCTGGCCGGCGGCTCCAAgttccccagccccaccggctccagctcttcctccaccacctcctcctcctcctcctcgttcGGCAGCCTGAAGGAGACGGGCtccggcggaggcggcggcggcagcagcagccccacggCCCTGCTCAACAAGGAGAACAAGTTCCGGGACCGCTCCTTCAGCGAGAACGGCGAGCGCAGCCAGCACCTcatgcagcagctccagcagcagcagcagcaggcggcggcggccggcaaGGGGGGcggctccggcggcggcggcggggcccccaTCAACTCGACGCGCTACAAGACGGAGCTGTGCCGCCCCTTCGAGGAGAGCGGCGCCTGCAAGTACGGCGAGAAGTGCCAGTTCGCCCACGGCTTCCACGAGCTGCGCAGCCTCACCCGCCACCCCAAGTACAAGACCGAGCTCTGCCGCACCTTCCACACCATCGGCTTCTGCCCCTACGGCCCGCGCTGCCACTTCATCCACAACGCCGACGAGCGCCGCCCGGCGCCCGGCGGGGGCacggccgccccccccgccgccgccgccgccgcggggccgcacCACCACCCGCACCACCCGCCCCCGCaccccgccggcagcgccggcgACCTCCGCGCCTTTGCCCCCCGCGAGCACCCgctgggcggcggcggcggcggcttcGGGCACCCGCGCGGCGGCGAGCGGCCCAAGCTGCACCACAGCCTGAGCTTCTCCGGCTTCTccgcccaccaccaccaccaccaccaccacccgcacCCTCAcagcgccgccccgccgccgccgccgccgcccggcggcCGCCTGGACGCCGCCCTGCTGGAGAGCCCCGGCGGGTCGCgcacgccgccgccgcccgcctccgcCTCCTACTGCGAGGAGCTGCTCTCGCCGCCCTGCGCCAACAACGCCTTCGCCTTCtcggggcaggagctgggcagcctcaTCGCCCCGCTCGCCCTCCACACCCAGAActtcgccgccgccgccgccgcggccgccgccgccgccgcctaCTAccgctgccagcagcagccgccgccgcccggcgggggctgcccgccgccccccgcctcgCCGCCCTTCAGCTTCCAGCCCCTCCGCCGCCTCTCCGAGTCGCCCGTCTTCGACGCGCCGCCCAGCCCCCCGGACTCGCTCTCCGACCGGGAGAGCTACCTGAGCGGCTCCCTCAGCTCCGGCTCCCTCAGCGGCTCCGAGTCGCCCAGCCTGGACTCGGGCCGCCGCCTGCCCATCTTCAGCCGCCTCTCCATCTCCGACGACTAg